Proteins co-encoded in one Oncorhynchus kisutch isolate 150728-3 linkage group LG1, Okis_V2, whole genome shotgun sequence genomic window:
- the LOC116375906 gene encoding mucin-5AC-like isoform X3, whose product MALFIPDMAGHLFLVILLFDTFQSMKAQGKMQKPDISVNDESSHDITIACVLPESVSDGHSCNLYTGDQPQAYKEAWVRRFNAASSKLFCTFSVTKNDLFRHLQLERDVSCDYRVNTGSHSLSPRSNKYIITGQKPNITVSLKGNLIITCLIPGSVSNDTTCNLYVGEKSKCLFRALIRKKKHKDSECWFCQFSAAESDLISCLQSVRRKEVSCDYRVSSGPTSLSPRSDWNSFTLGLTPGPRSTLPPSTTVSPIEDTTVRPTTSLTSPLTPSTAVNPTSGLTSHLAPSTAVNPTSDLTVSPTLTTDTPTSPTERGQSSTDSIVNSNSQKRVWAVELWQTAVCMASGVGMFLMGLTAVCLCRRTKKTNSLRPTARQDDHRQCDLVMGAMSSAGMLDSRDAGIYSLITSVPSTFLHSGPVQQSANEDADSENAGVYSLITSVPSTSVPLGPFEENGKSSENDKSDTYHVYSSIPDRPATSAQPDGFYSLLQTH is encoded by the exons ATGGCATTGTTCATCCCTGATATGGCTGGTCATCTGTTCTTGGTCATCCTCCTTTTTG ATACGTTCCAATCCATGAAAGCCCAAG GTAAAATGCAGAAACCAGACATTAGTGTCAATGACGAATCATCTCATGACATCACTATTGCCTGTGTACTTCCTGAGTCTGTCAGTGATGGTCATAGCTGTAACTTGTACACTGGAGACCAGCCTCAGGCCTACAAAGAGGCTTGGGTGAGGAGATTTAACGCAGCATCATCCAAACTATTCTGTACCTTCAGTGTTACTAAGAATGATCTGTTCAGGCATCTGCAGTTGGAGAGAGATGTGAGCTGTGACTATAGAGTGAACACAGGgtcacactctctgtctccccgCAGTAATAAATACATAATTACAG GTCAGAAACCAAATATTACAGTCAGTCTGAAAGGGAACCTCATCATCACCTGTTTAATTCCTGGCTCTGTCAGTAATGACACCACCTGTAACCTGTATGTTGGAGAGAAGAGTAAGTGTCTTTTTAGAGCACTAATCAGGAAGAAGAAACACAAAGATTCCGAATGCTGGTTCTGTCAATTCTCTGCGGCTGAGAGTGATCTGATCAGTTGTCTACAGTCAGTGAGGCGTAAGGAGGTGAGCTGTGACTACAGAGTGAGCTCAggaccaacctctctctctccacgcagTGATTGGAACAGCTTTACAT TGGGTTTGACTCCAGGTCCTAGATCTACTTTGCCTCCCAGCACGACAGTGAGTCCTATAGAAG acaccacagtgagaccaactaCCA GTTTGACCTCTCCTTTGACCCCCAGCACAGCAGTGAATCCTACATCAG GTTTGACCTCTCATTTGGCCCCCAGCACAGCAGTGAATCCTACATCAG ATTTGACTGTTAGTCCTACTTTGACAACTGACACACCAACGAGTCCAACTGAAA GAGGTCAAAGCtccacagacagcattgtgaattCAAACAGTCAAAAAAGAGTTTGGG CGGTGGAACTATGGCAGACAGCAGTGTGTATGGCTTCTGGAGTGGGCATGTTCTTAATGGGATTGACAGCTGTCTGTCTCTGCAGGAGGACCA AGAAAACCAATTCTCTGAG acctacagccagacaggatgatcacagaCAAT GTGATTTGGTGATGGGAGCTATGAGCAGTGCAGGCATGTTGGATTCAAGGGATGCTGGGATCTATTCTCTCATCACCTCTGTACCGTCCACGTTTTTGCACTCAG GTCCTGTGCAGCAATCTGCAAATGAAGAT GCTGATTCAGAGAATGCAGGGGTCTACAGCCTGATCACTTCTGTACCATCCACATCTGTACCATTAG GTCCTTTTGAAGAAAATGGAAAGTCATCTGAAAACGACAAA TCTGATACGTACCATGTATACAGCTCGATCCCCGACAGACCAGCAACCTCAGCCCAGCCTGATGGGTTTTACAGTCTTCTGCAGACACACTGA
- the LOC116375906 gene encoding mucin-5AC-like isoform X1 codes for MALFIPDMAGHLFLVILLFDTFQSMKAQGKMQKPDISVNDESSHDITIACVLPESVSDGHSCNLYTGDQPQAYKEAWVRRFNAASSKLFCTFSVTKNDLFRHLQLERDVSCDYRVNTGSHSLSPRSNKYIITGQKPNITVSLKGNLIITCLIPGSVSNDTTCNLYVGEKSKCLFRALIRKKKHKDSECWFCQFSAAESDLISCLQSVRRKEVSCDYRVSSGPTSLSPRSDWNSFTLGLTPGPRSTLPPSTTVSPIEVLTVTSTLTPDTTVRPTTSLTSPLTPSTAVNPTSGLTSHLAPSTAVNPTSDLTVSPTLTTDTPTSPTERGQSSTDSIVNSNSQKRVWAVELWQTAVCMASGVGMFLMGLTAVCLCRRTKKTNSLRPTARQDDHRQCDLVMGAMSSAGMLDSRDAGIYSLITSVPSTFLHSGPVQQSANEDADSENAGVYSLITSVPSTSVPLGPFEENGKSSENDKSDTYHVYSSIPDRPATSAQPDGFYSLLQTH; via the exons ATGGCATTGTTCATCCCTGATATGGCTGGTCATCTGTTCTTGGTCATCCTCCTTTTTG ATACGTTCCAATCCATGAAAGCCCAAG GTAAAATGCAGAAACCAGACATTAGTGTCAATGACGAATCATCTCATGACATCACTATTGCCTGTGTACTTCCTGAGTCTGTCAGTGATGGTCATAGCTGTAACTTGTACACTGGAGACCAGCCTCAGGCCTACAAAGAGGCTTGGGTGAGGAGATTTAACGCAGCATCATCCAAACTATTCTGTACCTTCAGTGTTACTAAGAATGATCTGTTCAGGCATCTGCAGTTGGAGAGAGATGTGAGCTGTGACTATAGAGTGAACACAGGgtcacactctctgtctccccgCAGTAATAAATACATAATTACAG GTCAGAAACCAAATATTACAGTCAGTCTGAAAGGGAACCTCATCATCACCTGTTTAATTCCTGGCTCTGTCAGTAATGACACCACCTGTAACCTGTATGTTGGAGAGAAGAGTAAGTGTCTTTTTAGAGCACTAATCAGGAAGAAGAAACACAAAGATTCCGAATGCTGGTTCTGTCAATTCTCTGCGGCTGAGAGTGATCTGATCAGTTGTCTACAGTCAGTGAGGCGTAAGGAGGTGAGCTGTGACTACAGAGTGAGCTCAggaccaacctctctctctccacgcagTGATTGGAACAGCTTTACAT TGGGTTTGACTCCAGGTCCTAGATCTACTTTGCCTCCCAGCACGACAGTGAGTCCTATAGAAG TTTTGACTGTTACTTCTACTTTGaccccagacaccacagtgagaccaactaCCA GTTTGACCTCTCCTTTGACCCCCAGCACAGCAGTGAATCCTACATCAG GTTTGACCTCTCATTTGGCCCCCAGCACAGCAGTGAATCCTACATCAG ATTTGACTGTTAGTCCTACTTTGACAACTGACACACCAACGAGTCCAACTGAAA GAGGTCAAAGCtccacagacagcattgtgaattCAAACAGTCAAAAAAGAGTTTGGG CGGTGGAACTATGGCAGACAGCAGTGTGTATGGCTTCTGGAGTGGGCATGTTCTTAATGGGATTGACAGCTGTCTGTCTCTGCAGGAGGACCA AGAAAACCAATTCTCTGAG acctacagccagacaggatgatcacagaCAAT GTGATTTGGTGATGGGAGCTATGAGCAGTGCAGGCATGTTGGATTCAAGGGATGCTGGGATCTATTCTCTCATCACCTCTGTACCGTCCACGTTTTTGCACTCAG GTCCTGTGCAGCAATCTGCAAATGAAGAT GCTGATTCAGAGAATGCAGGGGTCTACAGCCTGATCACTTCTGTACCATCCACATCTGTACCATTAG GTCCTTTTGAAGAAAATGGAAAGTCATCTGAAAACGACAAA TCTGATACGTACCATGTATACAGCTCGATCCCCGACAGACCAGCAACCTCAGCCCAGCCTGATGGGTTTTACAGTCTTCTGCAGACACACTGA
- the LOC116375906 gene encoding mucin-5AC-like isoform X2, translated as MRCFFTVETHYPSMHSHPAPITILGKMQKPDISVNDESSHDITIACVLPESVSDGHSCNLYTGDQPQAYKEAWVRRFNAASSKLFCTFSVTKNDLFRHLQLERDVSCDYRVNTGSHSLSPRSNKYIITGQKPNITVSLKGNLIITCLIPGSVSNDTTCNLYVGEKSKCLFRALIRKKKHKDSECWFCQFSAAESDLISCLQSVRRKEVSCDYRVSSGPTSLSPRSDWNSFTLGLTPGPRSTLPPSTTVSPIEVLTVTSTLTPDTTVRPTTSLTSPLTPSTAVNPTSGLTSHLAPSTAVNPTSDLTVSPTLTTDTPTSPTERGQSSTDSIVNSNSQKRVWAVELWQTAVCMASGVGMFLMGLTAVCLCRRTKKTNSLRPTARQDDHRQCDLVMGAMSSAGMLDSRDAGIYSLITSVPSTFLHSGPVQQSANEDADSENAGVYSLITSVPSTSVPLGPFEENGKSSENDKSDTYHVYSSIPDRPATSAQPDGFYSLLQTH; from the exons ATGAGATGTTTTTTCACAGTAGAGACTCACTATCCATCGATGCACAGTCATCCTGCGCCTATCACTATTCTTG GTAAAATGCAGAAACCAGACATTAGTGTCAATGACGAATCATCTCATGACATCACTATTGCCTGTGTACTTCCTGAGTCTGTCAGTGATGGTCATAGCTGTAACTTGTACACTGGAGACCAGCCTCAGGCCTACAAAGAGGCTTGGGTGAGGAGATTTAACGCAGCATCATCCAAACTATTCTGTACCTTCAGTGTTACTAAGAATGATCTGTTCAGGCATCTGCAGTTGGAGAGAGATGTGAGCTGTGACTATAGAGTGAACACAGGgtcacactctctgtctccccgCAGTAATAAATACATAATTACAG GTCAGAAACCAAATATTACAGTCAGTCTGAAAGGGAACCTCATCATCACCTGTTTAATTCCTGGCTCTGTCAGTAATGACACCACCTGTAACCTGTATGTTGGAGAGAAGAGTAAGTGTCTTTTTAGAGCACTAATCAGGAAGAAGAAACACAAAGATTCCGAATGCTGGTTCTGTCAATTCTCTGCGGCTGAGAGTGATCTGATCAGTTGTCTACAGTCAGTGAGGCGTAAGGAGGTGAGCTGTGACTACAGAGTGAGCTCAggaccaacctctctctctccacgcagTGATTGGAACAGCTTTACAT TGGGTTTGACTCCAGGTCCTAGATCTACTTTGCCTCCCAGCACGACAGTGAGTCCTATAGAAG TTTTGACTGTTACTTCTACTTTGaccccagacaccacagtgagaccaactaCCA GTTTGACCTCTCCTTTGACCCCCAGCACAGCAGTGAATCCTACATCAG GTTTGACCTCTCATTTGGCCCCCAGCACAGCAGTGAATCCTACATCAG ATTTGACTGTTAGTCCTACTTTGACAACTGACACACCAACGAGTCCAACTGAAA GAGGTCAAAGCtccacagacagcattgtgaattCAAACAGTCAAAAAAGAGTTTGGG CGGTGGAACTATGGCAGACAGCAGTGTGTATGGCTTCTGGAGTGGGCATGTTCTTAATGGGATTGACAGCTGTCTGTCTCTGCAGGAGGACCA AGAAAACCAATTCTCTGAG acctacagccagacaggatgatcacagaCAAT GTGATTTGGTGATGGGAGCTATGAGCAGTGCAGGCATGTTGGATTCAAGGGATGCTGGGATCTATTCTCTCATCACCTCTGTACCGTCCACGTTTTTGCACTCAG GTCCTGTGCAGCAATCTGCAAATGAAGAT GCTGATTCAGAGAATGCAGGGGTCTACAGCCTGATCACTTCTGTACCATCCACATCTGTACCATTAG GTCCTTTTGAAGAAAATGGAAAGTCATCTGAAAACGACAAA TCTGATACGTACCATGTATACAGCTCGATCCCCGACAGACCAGCAACCTCAGCCCAGCCTGATGGGTTTTACAGTCTTCTGCAGACACACTGA